From the Deinococcus gobiensis I-0 genome, the window GGGGATGGTCATCCTGCTCGGCCTCTCGACCAAGAACTCGATCCTGTACCTCGAATTCGTGACCGAGCGCGCCCGCAGCCTGCCGCTGCGCGAGGCGCTGCTGGAAGCGGCCGAACTGCGTTTCCGGCCCATCCTGATGACCACCCTGACCGTGCTGGTCATCAGCATTCCGCTCGTGCTGGGGCACGGCGACGGCGCCGAGTTCCGCCGGGGCCTGGGGATCGTGATCCTGGGCGGCGTCATCACGAGCACGCTGCTGACCTTCTACGTGGTCCCCAGCGTCTTCTGGCTTTTCGAGCGCAAGAGGCTGAAACCCGACCCCGCGCCCGAGTTGCCGGGGGGCGGGCTGGTGGCCGGCGACTGAAGCGCCGTCACCAGAAGGGAGGGGGGAGGGTCCGGGCCGGGCGCTCCCCCCCTCTTCTTCCCCAAGCTGCCTGAAGCCTTCTCCCACGCGGAGCGGCCCTGCGGGTGCCTAGCCTGGGGCATGAGCTTGAGAGACAACTTCACGCCCGACGAGTGGTTCAAGGTCATGACCGGCCCTGGCCGTGCGGGCGCCGTGATCGTGGCGGCCAGCCCCAGCGGCCTGACCGGTATCGTGGCCGAGACCCAGGCCATCGCGGCGGCGGTGCGCCAGAGCGTGAGCGCCCAGGGCCGCACGCCGCTGATGGAAGCGATGGCCGCCGACCTGCTGGGGACGCCGCCCACCCCACCCACGCAGGAGCAGGCCCGCACGATCGAGGATGTCCGCAGCCAGAGCCTGGACGCCGTGCGGCAGGCGGTGTGGCTGGTGAGTGCCAAGACCAGCCCCGAGGACGCCGAGGCCTACCGCACCATGCTCATGCAGGTGGCCGAGCGCACGGCGGCGGCAGCCAAGGAGGGGGGCTTCCTGGGCTTCGGCGGCGAGCAGGTCAACGACAAGGAACGCGCCGCCATCGAGGAGCTGCGTCAGGTCATCGGCGGCAACACCCAGACCCTGCCCGACCAGCCCGGCACCGTGATCCACGAGACGCCCCCCGGCACGCCCGAGCGCTGAGCCCCGTCCCGTCCACCGGATCATCCGGAACCCCGGGGGCGCGGCAGGCCCCGCTCGCCGCCTGCACCCGGCTGCGCTATGGTGGACGGCGAGCGGGGCCGCGACTGGCGCTGAACGTGGGCCGACCACGGGGAAGCGGTGCCCCAAACCGAGCTGATCGCGCGCCTGGGTCGAAGCGTCTCCGCACATGCGGGGGCGCTCGCGTGCATCTACATGCACGTTTGGGGGAGCAGACATGGCAAGACGGGCACTGATTTCCGTAAGCGACAAGACCGGCGTGGTGGAGTTCGCCCGCGCCCTCTCGGCGCGCGGCTGGGAGCTGCTGAGCACCGGCGGTACGCACAAGGCCCTGGCCGACGCCGGGTTGCCGGTGACGGCCGTGAGCGACGTGACCGGCTTTCCCGAGATGCTGGACGGCCGCGTCAAGACGCTGCATCCGGCCGTCCACGGCGGCATCCTCGCGCGGCGCGAAAGTGGGCACCTGGGCGAACTGGCGGGCCAGGGCTTTTCGACCATCGACCTCGTGTGCGTGAACCTCTACCCCTTCCGGGAGACGGTGGCGCGCGGGGCGCCGGACCCCGAGGTGATCGAGAACATCGACATCGGCGGCCCGGCCATGATCCGCTCGGCGGCCAAGAACCACGCCGGGGTGCTGGTGCTGGTGGACCCGGCCGACTACGCGCTGGCGTTGCAGGACGAGGTCTCGGCGGCCGACCGGCGGCGGCTGGCGGCCAAGGCCTACCGCCACACCAGCGAGTACGACGCGGCGATCACGGCGTATCTGGACGGCACCTCCGACGAGTTGCCCACCGCGCTGCCTGGGCACCTCTCGCTGGACCTGACCCGGGCCGCGCAGGTGCGCTACGGCGAGAACCCGCACCAGCCCGGCGCGATCTACCGCTGGGGCGCGGCGCGCGGGCCGGTCATCGACGCGCAGGTGGTGGCGGGCAAGCCCATGAGCTTCAACAACTACGCCGACGCCGACGCCGCCTGGGCGCTGTGCGCCGCGCTGGCCGAGCAGGAAGCGCAGACCGGGCAGGTCGCCTGCGTGGCCGTCAAGCACGCCAACCCCTGCGG encodes:
- the purH gene encoding bifunctional phosphoribosylaminoimidazolecarboxamide formyltransferase/IMP cyclohydrolase — encoded protein: MARRALISVSDKTGVVEFARALSARGWELLSTGGTHKALADAGLPVTAVSDVTGFPEMLDGRVKTLHPAVHGGILARRESGHLGELAGQGFSTIDLVCVNLYPFRETVARGAPDPEVIENIDIGGPAMIRSAAKNHAGVLVLVDPADYALALQDEVSAADRRRLAAKAYRHTSEYDAAITAYLDGTSDELPTALPGHLSLDLTRAAQVRYGENPHQPGAIYRWGAARGPVIDAQVVAGKPMSFNNYADADAAWALCAALAEQEAQTGQVACVAVKHANPCGVALADDVKTAWERARDADTLSVFGGVVAVSAPVDLGAAQAMRGTFLEVLIAPEVTPEAAAWFAEKKPDLRVLVAAPARNVSVLDVRPLTGGFAVQERDARPWDDLCPETVTTREPTAQEWFDLRFAWAVVKYARSNAVVLARSGVTVGLGAGAVSRIWAAERAVANAGEAARGAVLASEAFFPFDDVVRLAASAGVTAILQPGGAKRDPEVIAACNDLGLSMVFTGSRHFRH